The following proteins are co-located in the Blochmannia endosymbiont of Camponotus sp. genome:
- the pgsA gene encoding CDP-diacylglycerol--glycerol-3-phosphate 3-phosphatidyltransferase, protein MDCINIPTYLTLLRVIMVPFFTVIFYLPVKWAPMTCTIMFFVAAITDWFDGFLARRWKQTTNFGKFLDPVADKVMIVAALVLIAEHFHAWWITLPASIIIIREMIILALREWVAAIGSRNEIGVLWISKIKTFVQMLALTALLWNSDEWIVIIGIVALYVSVLLTFWSMCLYLYIVRYDLFNY, encoded by the coding sequence ATGGATTGTATTAATATACCAACATATCTTACTTTATTGCGTGTTATCATGGTGCCATTTTTTACGGTAATATTTTATTTGCCTGTAAAGTGGGCGCCGATGACATGTACCATTATGTTTTTTGTTGCGGCTATTACGGATTGGTTTGATGGATTTTTGGCTCGTCGTTGGAAACAAACTACTAACTTTGGTAAATTTTTAGATCCAGTAGCAGATAAAGTTATGATAGTTGCAGCGCTTGTTTTAATAGCTGAGCATTTTCATGCATGGTGGATCACATTGCCAGCATCTATTATAATTATTCGTGAAATGATTATATTAGCATTACGTGAATGGGTTGCTGCTATTGGTAGTCGTAATGAAATTGGGGTTTTATGGATTAGTAAAATTAAAACATTTGTACAAATGTTGGCTTTAACTGCATTACTGTGGAACTCGGATGAATGGATAGTAATTATAGGTATTGTTGCTTTATACGTTTCAGTGTTATTAACATTTTGGTCTATGTGCCTTTATTTATATATTGTGCGATATGATTTGTTTAATTATTGA
- a CDS encoding TusE/DsrC/DsvC family sulfur relay protein has translation MKYSQINANVDTQGYLIHLEDWNEDIARNIAKLEGITLNTIHWEIIYFARKFYMEFNSLPKIRILINAIALKHGKEKGNSQYLARLFPKGSAAQKIAKISGLPKPVKCL, from the coding sequence ATGAAATATAGCCAAATTAATGCTAATGTTGATACACAAGGATATTTAATTCACCTTGAAGATTGGAATGAAGACATTGCAAGGAATATCGCTAAATTAGAAGGAATTACACTGAATACAATACATTGGGAAATTATATATTTTGCACGAAAATTTTATATGGAATTTAATTCGCTACCAAAAATTAGAATATTAATCAATGCTATAGCGCTTAAACACGGTAAAGAAAAAGGAAATAGTCAATACCTTGCTCGTTTATTTCCAAAAGGATCTGCAGCTCAAAAAATTGCAAAAATTTCTGGTCTTCCTAAGCCCGTTAAATGTTTATGA
- the fabA gene encoding bifunctional 3-hydroxydecanoyl-ACP dehydratase/trans-2-decenoyl-ACP isomerase: MLNKREYYTKEDLLASSRGELFGKNGPTLPAPNMLMMDRVIKMTKNGGNYNKGFIEAELDIQSDMWFFNCHFIKDPVMPGCLGLDAMWQLVGFYLGWLGGEGKGRALGVKEVKFTGQILPTSKKVTYLIHFRRIINRKLIMGMADGEVLCDGKIIYTATDLKVGLFKNSTVF, from the coding sequence ATGCTTAATAAACGTGAATACTATACAAAAGAAGATCTATTAGCTTCCAGTAGAGGTGAATTGTTTGGAAAAAACGGACCTACGCTGCCCGCTCCTAACATGCTGATGATGGATCGAGTAATAAAAATGACTAAAAATGGAGGAAATTATAATAAAGGATTTATAGAAGCAGAATTAGATATTCAATCAGATATGTGGTTTTTTAATTGTCATTTTATAAAAGACCCAGTTATGCCGGGATGTTTAGGATTGGATGCTATGTGGCAATTAGTAGGGTTTTACCTCGGTTGGCTCGGAGGAGAAGGTAAAGGACGCGCTTTAGGAGTAAAAGAGGTTAAATTTACTGGCCAAATTTTACCTACATCTAAAAAAGTTACTTACTTGATTCATTTTCGAAGAATCATCAACAGAAAGCTAATTATGGGAATGGCTGATGGTGAAGTATTGTGTGATGGGAAAATAATTTATACCGCAACTGATTTAAAAGTCGGATTATTTAAAAATTCTACAGTATTCTAA
- the lpxL gene encoding LpxL/LpxP family Kdo(2)-lipid IV(A) lauroyl/palmitoleoyl acyltransferase produces MNKLPVFNYSFLRPRFWLIWIGIGTLYILVLLPYPIIHYLGTRIGRITKYFMINRMRIIRRNLELCFPNLPNQEQQDLFNKNCESIGMGIFETGMAWFWSEHRIKRWFKINGLDSITQARKKNQGILLIGVHFFTLELGARILGMLNPGIGVYRPNDNPLLNWLQTKGRLRSNKTMLDRTNIKGMIKALQHGEIVWYAPDHDYGYKNSVFAPLFAVSNAASTIGTYILTKIAKPAIVPFVARRLPNVLGYELLILPNKQDEIPLDTNIDMIKHINKVIEQVILLAPDQYMWLHRRFKTRPPGESSLY; encoded by the coding sequence ATGAATAAACTTCCGGTTTTTAATTACTCTTTCTTGCGCCCACGATTTTGGTTAATTTGGATAGGTATAGGAACATTATATATTTTAGTATTACTCCCTTATCCTATCATACACTATCTTGGTACTAGAATTGGTCGTATTACAAAATATTTTATGATAAATCGCATGCGTATTATTCGTAGAAACTTAGAACTCTGTTTTCCTAATTTACCAAATCAAGAACAACAAGATTTGTTCAACAAAAATTGTGAATCCATAGGTATGGGGATATTTGAAACTGGAATGGCTTGGTTTTGGTCAGAACATAGAATTAAACGCTGGTTTAAAATTAATGGGCTAGATAGCATAACCCAAGCACGAAAAAAAAATCAAGGCATATTATTGATTGGGGTGCATTTTTTCACCTTAGAATTAGGTGCTCGAATTTTAGGTATGCTGAATCCAGGTATTGGTGTCTACCGTCCTAATGATAATCCATTATTAAACTGGTTACAAACTAAGGGCCGATTAAGATCGAATAAAACAATGTTGGATCGTACTAATATTAAAGGCATGATTAAAGCTTTACAACACGGGGAAATTGTTTGGTATGCACCAGATCATGATTACGGATATAAAAACAGTGTATTTGCCCCCTTATTCGCAGTGTCAAATGCAGCGAGTACTATTGGTACTTATATACTCACAAAAATAGCTAAACCTGCAATTGTTCCTTTTGTGGCACGCAGATTACCTAATGTTCTTGGATATGAACTGCTAATTTTGCCAAATAAACAAGATGAAATACCTTTAGACACAAATATCGATATGATCAAACACATTAATAAAGTAATCGAACAAGTAATCTTACTAGCCCCTGACCAATATATGTGGCTACATCGTCGATTTAAAACCCGTCCGCCTGGAGAATCTTCTTTATATTAA
- the hspQ gene encoding heat shock protein HspQ codes for MIASKFGIGQQVRHKLLGYLGVIIDIDPEYSLEKPTLDEITKNDTLRKSPWYHVVMEDEEGKPMHTYLAEVQLGYENILTHPEQTTLDELSESIRLQLQTPRLRN; via the coding sequence ATGATAGCTAGCAAATTTGGAATAGGACAACAAGTACGACATAAATTATTAGGGTACTTGGGAGTAATAATAGATATAGATCCAGAATATTCTCTTGAAAAACCTACATTAGATGAAATTACAAAAAACGACACCCTACGCAAATCTCCCTGGTATCATGTTGTTATGGAAGATGAAGAAGGAAAACCCATGCATACTTACTTAGCAGAAGTACAACTAGGGTATGAAAACATACTAACACATCCGGAACAAACAACTTTAGATGAGCTTTCTGAATCTATTCGTTTACAACTGCAAACACCAAGATTAAGAAATTAA